In Melanotaenia boesemani isolate fMelBoe1 chromosome 5, fMelBoe1.pri, whole genome shotgun sequence, the DNA window ACCATTTGTGACCATTATAAAATATAACTCTATCAAAGATGTTTttgacatttgaaaaaaaacatatctggtttttattttgcttcataTATGATTTACGCCATGATATATTTCATGGCAAAGAAAAGActggagtaaaataaaaatgtaatggcatcagaaggctgcataaataatgttttgctaACTTCACTCATGTTGGTTATATAAGGCATACACCTTATATTTTTCTACCTGCACTTTAACCTACTTCCTATTTGCATCAgcaagaagtacaaaacaagatatttaattaattcataatTCATTTATACAACTCATTtatagattgactttttttaaggttatatattttattttccagttttttaattctttgttaaatgtttttggaaattcttctGTTTGTGGTGGTGTAAGCGTTAATGAACCaaaaattattatatatttttttttaaaaatggcagatTAATTGGTAATCAGACATTTTTTTGCCAAATATTGGAATCTGTATTaacctaaaaaaaatccatatcagTCGGGCCCTAATTAGGATGAAAAATGAATGAGTTAAAACGGTTGACTTCATTTCAGTGTTTAGATTTCACCAGAGGAGCTTTCTGGAAGTTGCCCCTCGATGAGCTCTTGTGACGCCAGAAAAACACTCCTTCATATATCTATGAGAGTCACAGAGGGATCAGTAGTAAACATGCCCACAGTCACTTCACCTTGTTTCCTCTGTGATACTGAGAACGTGTGAAGTGGTGTCTAATGTGTACTTGGTAGAATTTGAAACAGGTATGTATATTTCTGATctgaatttaaacaaaagagCCACCCGAACAAGGCTTGATTCCAGTTGATTCATTCGGACCACAGCCACACTGACCATCACACCTTGTTTCAGCTCACACTCTGTACTAAAGCAACACTTTTTCCATGAGAACTCAGCTTTTTCAGACCTGGTCTTCTAGATGTACTCTGAGGAGATGGTACACAGTCATGTTTACTATAGATATTTCTACTACATGAGCCTTCTACATCTACTGCTGCTGTCAACCTTTCCTGAGTACCTTACAGCTTTTAGTTTGTGGAAGCAAGGACAAACTGAGTAACTGAAACTTCAGTATGAAGAACAGCTTTCATGATAAATTAATGactcaaatgattttttttaaccccaatCATTTATATTAATCAGAATTGAATCACATAAGATCCCTTAATGGATCTATTaatacaaattaaacatgtGTATTAAgttcatccatttattttctgccacatatccggagtcgggtcggcGGGGGCAGGCTCAGGCTGGCAACATGCAATTAAAAGGATGTAGTTAGCATGTCCTCATATGTTGGTCTCTAGCAATGGTCTTTTATAATTAAAAGAtcaaaactgaaatgttttatttctggttATTACAGAAACGTGGAGGCCAAAAACGAGTCAGACATCATGGCAATCAGGACTGTGAGAAGGTCTTCATCAGTTCATCACATGAAGAGAGTTGTCAGGGGATTCATACTGGACAGAAACTGTACagctgtgatcagtgtggagcgaCTTTCAATCAAGCAGGACATGTAAAACGTCACCAACGTATTCATACTGGGGAGAAACCGTACagctgtgatcagtgtggagcgaCTTTCAGTCAAGCAGGACATTTAAAACTTCACCAACGTATTCATACTGGGGAGAAACCGTACagctgtgatcagtgtggagcgaCTTTCAGTCAAGCAGGACATTTAAAACTTCACCAACGTATTCATACTGGGGAGAAACCGTACagctgtgatcagtgtggagcggCTTTCAGTCGAACGGGGGATTTAAAACGTCACCAACGTATTCATACTGGGGAGAAACCGTACagctgtgatcagtgtggagcgaCTTTCAGTCAAGCAGGACATTTAAAACTTCACCAACGTATTCATACTGGGGAGAAACCGTACAGCTGTCATCAGTGTGGAGCGGCTTTCAGTCGAACGGGGGATTTAAAACTTCACCAACGTATTCATACTGGGGAGAAACCGTACagctgtgatcagtgtggagcggCTTTCAGTCGAACGGGGGATTTAAAACGTCACCAACGTATTCATACTGGGGAGAAACCATACAGCTGTGATCaatgtggagcagctttcagtctTGCAGGGTCTTTAAAATGTCACCAACGTATTCATACTGGGGAGAAACCATActggtgtgatcagtgtggagcgaCTTTCAGTCTAGCAGGGAATTTAAAACTTCACCATCGTATTCATACAGGGGAGAAACCATACAGCTGTGATCATTGTGGAGCGGCTTTCAGTCGAGCAGAGCATTTAAAACTTCACCATCGTATTCATACTGGGGAGAAACCGTActggtgtgatcagtgtggagcgaCTTTCAGTCTAGCAGGGAATTTAAAACTTCACCAAAGTATTCATACTGGGGAGAAACCGTACGGGTGTGAAGTTTGTGGAAAAACCTTTAGTCAAAgcagccatttaaaaaaacatcaacaaaagtGTCACAGAGAATAAGACTTCCCATTGTGGTGAATGACAAAATGCaattgtcagtgtgtgtgtgtgtattgttaATCAGTCATATTGGtttatcgcccagccctacctgAAGGTATCATCTCTGATGTCCACCtagaataaaatgtgagaaatcCACATAGAAACCTGAGAAACAGGCCATGTAGGAGCTGCATTTCTTCATTATTGATTCTTTAGTCTGTACCTACATGATAAAGTACAAATGTTAAAGGaagtttttcattttggttACTTGGACACCGGTGAGCAGCTACAGGAACCACCAACCAGAAGTCACTTTATTATAAGTGCAATCTGACTGCGTCCTGTGGTTGAATTACAGACAACCTGACCTGTTGTCAGTACAAAGAGCTTGAATAAAGACAACTGGACTTGAAGTACGAAAGTCATCACAAGCAGTTACAGACTTCTTTACTGTTGTATCAGCTGAAAATGATGAGGAGGgatgtaatgattttaatgatgGGGAGACCTCCACCCTGTCAAGAGACACTTGGATCTGCAGCTGCTCTGTAACAAGTGTAAGGTGATGGACAGAACGACATGTCGTCTCCTGGAAAGTTggaatgtgttgtgttttaatgttctgaataaagaaatatatcTGATAAATCTTTGTGTATAGACCATTCTCAGCTTCCGTCACTAATCATGTGACTTACTTGTCGGTAACATTCGCAGGTGAcaacaagacaaacaaagcaGGTGTACTACTACCgactctgctgctgcagctagCTTTTAGCAGTGAAAAAATAATGCTGTATTCATGCTGTACCTTTGGAGGTTCCAATCAACATCCTAAGGATGGGGTTTTATTTCACAGACTGCCTGTTGACCTTGAATGATGGGCTAAATGGGCTGCTGCCATCAAACAAGATAACTGAAATCAGTCAGAGAGTTCTCGGCTGTTTAGCGAGCACTTTGGTGGTAAGGTGTGtctataaacataaaatagcaAAGTTTTCTCAGAGTAATTGTAATATCAGCTCCTTAATATAACTTGGATACGTATCTATACCTaacagtctggctataggcaaggccactctactgaaactgctctcctgtcagttactgattctctacggcttgccagatccactggtcaatcctcagtccttatactgctggacctatctgctgcctttgacacggtcaaccattatatactgttctccacgctctcggagcttggcatctcagaaTCTGTCCtcatggtttatgtcctacctcacaggaagatcctttaAAGTATCTTGGCatgggggaatgtccagatcacatgggctgacagcAGGAgtgcctcagggctcagtgcttggcccttttctcttttcactatacacctcctcacttggtgcagtcattagctgtCATGTcatgtccaagaccgagcttaatgtctttccagccaatccttccttaccgccacagataagcgtgcagcttgactctatcacgcttgtgcctacgtcttctaccaggaatctcggtgtcatggtagacaaccagctgacttttaaggaccatgttgttttcagttctggctttttctgttaacactAATCCCAGGACCACCATCATACCCTCGTcctatccccttccatgctgtgtgttgtgttttctgattgttactatgtttcttcttcttggtttttgtCAGCTGTTGCTAAGggtcttctacttttttttttctcattaaatttttattgaGAAGATCAGAAACATATACAAATGCAAGTAAACACGTCAAATCTTCTGCTTTTTACTCTTTAAGCACggtatacaaaaaaaaataatggataaaaaaaaggagaaagagaaacCTTCATACCCGATGAGCACATAACGCCCTGAGTTAAGAGTTTATTATaaagaaattacattattttcttGGGGGAATCCTGTAACCATTTAGAGATAGGGTGGTCACTCAGCTCTGCTCCCCAAAGGACCCCATAGGCTTTACATGCAGATCTGATCCGAAAGTAGAAAAACAGAGAGTGGTTATCCATCATATATTTTGATACCAGTTCTTGAAAGCTAAGAATAGTCTTCCCCATTAATGTCCTGTAATACTTTTATACCTTTACTATCCcagtttttattagaaaagGGCTTTCCTCCAGAAAAAAGATTACCGTTATTCCACAGCGGTGACGACTTAAGCCAGTTTTTGCTTTATGTGCCTTTCTACCATTTTAAATACCGTTAACATATTTGACACAATTGGGCCATAATATAGATTACACTTTTTGGTTGACATTGCTACAAAAAGGAAGTCCTTCAACCTCAAGGGAAGAATGAGATCCTCATCGATGCATTTCCAGGAAGATTTTTTGTTATCATCCAACCAATAAGCTAAACTTCTTAACACAAACGCTCAATGATAGAGTTTAAAGTTTGGACATGCACACCCTCCATTATTCCTTTTCATCTGTAACACTGACCACTTAATGGCAGGGTGCTTGCCATTCCAGATATAGTTACGAAGCAAAGAGTCAAGTTTGCGCCAATAGCCTGCAGGTGGGGGAAGAGGAATCATAGAACTTACAAAATTTATTCTAGGCAAGATATTCATTTTTGTGACTGCTATTCGGGCTGGGACTGAAGCTGGTAGGGGTCTCCATCTATTAATATCTTCCTCGATTTTCCTTAGGGCATtaagataattattttttgcaGTCAATATTACATTAGATCCAATCTGGATGCCAAGTTAGGTAACCTCCGTGACTGTTCTCACTTCTGGAGGCAATAATACATCTTGACTATCAGTGTTCACCAGCATTAAGGCTAATTTTGAGTAGTTTACCCTACATCCAGATATATTCCCAAAATGTTCAAGCTTCTCTAGTAAGAAGGGAAGAGACTGTTGAATATCTGTCATATAAATTaatgtgtcatcagcatagagTGATACAGAGTGAGAGGACCTCACAATAGTGATAGGTGCTATTTGTGTGCAGTTCCTGATCAGTTGTGCCAGTGGTTCAATCGATAGATTAAAAATCAATGGCGATAGGGGGTCACCTTGTCTAGTGCCTCTCTCTATTTTAAACAGATCAGAGAAGCCCCCTCCTATGCACACTCATGCTGTAGGGTTTGAATATAGTGTTTGAATCATATTAGTAAATTTTCTCCAAATCAAAATCCTTTCAATACTCTCCACAAATACGACCATTCCAGGCTGTCAAATGCCTTTTCAGCATCTAAAAACATCAATCCACATGCTGGGGGTATCTTGTGTGATGAGCTAAGTACATGCAGCAGGCGACGAACATTGTGAGAGGGAAAACGGCCTTTAAGAAAACCTGTTTGATCGGGATTGATTATTTTCCCAACTACTGATTCCAATCTGTTGGCTAATTTGGActttggaaaatatttttagatCGGCATTAATCAATGAGATCGGGCAATAAGTTGCACATTCTAAAGtatcttttcctggttttggtaTAACGGTAATAAGGGCTGTGTTCAGGTCTCTATGGAATGAGCCTGTATCAATTGCATTGTTTATCGCCTTGAGCCAAACTGGTCCGAGGATGTCCCAAAGTTTAAGATACAATTCCACAGGTATCCCATCAATACCAGGCGTGCGACCCTTATTAGTACCTTTAACGGCTTTCAATAATTTATCCAGCGTTATTGATGAATCCAAAATTTCTGTTTCATCTGTTGATAGAGTTGGGAGATTCAGGCCTGCAAAAAATCTATCAAAGACCTCCTCTAATGGAGTTCCACCACTAGTATACAACTTTTTAAAGTAGgccttaaatgttttgtttatgtctTCAGTGGATGTTAATAACCCCTGTTGGGCACATCTGATAGCTGGAATAGCTCTCTTTGCTTCCTGTAGTTTTAATGTTAAAGCTAGAAGATTACTTGGTTTACTACCCTCTGAATAATATTTATGCTTAGTTGCCTGCATCATGAACTCAACTCTGTCTCAATAAATCATTCAACTCAGCTTGTTTAgttttaagtgtattttcttTAGTCAAACTATAATCTTTTTTAAGATCTTCCTCTATAAGTCTACACTCACTTTCTAAATTGGTGATTTTTTGTAGTCTAATCCTATGAAGGTTTGAACTGAATTGTATTGCCACATTACGAATACAGCCCTTAACCGATGCCCCCACTACTGTCTTATCTACAACACTTTATTTATACCAATAAACTCAGTTGATTGAGCACAAATTACTTTtagaaaatcatcattttttaaaagggTAGTGTTAAATCTCGATCTGCTATCTTTGTTCTTAACTGTACTGTAATCAAAAGTTGATATTATTGGGTTGTGGTCAGATATGTATCTAGGTAGAATTTCTATTGAACTAATCAAAGGAAGAAGACCAGTAGATACAAGAATATAATCAATACGAGAGAATGTTTTATGTCTAGCCGAATAAAAGGTGTAGTCCCTTGCTGATGGGTTATGAATTCTCCACACATCTCTAATGTTCAAGTCTGTCATAAAGAGGTTAAGTGCCCTAGAGGCTGCATCTTGAGAACTTGAGAGCACTGAAGCAGATTTATCAAGGTCAGTATTTACCTGGGCATTCATGTCAGACCCTACATACAACTGATAATCGTTAAgttttaacagttgttttgtaaCCGCTGGGAAGAAGTCATTTTCAAAAGTATTTGGAGCATACAAACTaacaaatgcaattttttttagcctgaatagaaaaacagcaaaatgcCAGTCTACCTGCCTCATCTGAGCCAGTTTTCTCAATTGACACATTCAGATTTTGTTTCATAACAATCATAACCCCTTTTGTGCGTGTGCCATCAGATGACCATGCAACTGGCTTATACAGTCGATTCTGCATTTTGAGTACATCAATGGGTCGCAAGTGAGTTTCCTGAAACAACGCTATGTCCACTTTTTTCCTgttaagaaaatctaaaatcttaGAGCGTTTGTAAGACGAGTTCAGACCTTTAACATTAAGAGACATTATGTTAAAACTTTTTGGTTTAAAAGCgctattgtttcttttttgagtAAGTTTCTGGTTATTGGTGGTGGCAACCCCTCTCCCTCTTTTACCCTCACTTCCCAGTTCCCACCTTCCTCCCCCTACCTGTTACCTTGTATAACCTGTTCCATCCGTGAGTGTCACTTAGCAATGTCACATGCCAACCTCTAACCACACCCCCATTCACCTATAACAGCATGAAATAGAACTCCCGAACAGACAACTGGTGTAAACAGCTGGGCAGGGAAACTGCGCCTTTTAACAGAAACGTAACATTCCCATGCCGCTAGCACCCAATTGTgattacaaaaacaacaatataaccTCAATAATTTCTAGTACAAAACTTTATCAAGCAGCCTGTGCCCAATATATTGAATTTAAACCGCTTTGTTTGGActatataaatgtattaaagATAGTCCGAATCCACCTGTTTACAAATCCGTAGAccttataaaacaaaaaacgcTCCATGTAAAATAAAGACTTAGATTAGGATTCACATATTTCTCTTACATATTAAGCACCTGGTTATTCCGGCCTTCAGTAGGCCGTGTTTCAAACCTGATTAACAGTAAACTATTTCGATAGTCTGCAGGCTGCTCCTCATTCTCGTCCCTCAGCAGCGTTATCAACACTTCGGGTGAATTAAATGTCCATTTCTTATTACCTTGGGTTACCTTCAAAACAGCTGGGTAGATCAGGAAAGTCTCGACTCCTTTCTTACAAAGCTTTGCCCGGATCTCGTTGTATCCTCGTCGCCTCTGGCTAGTCGCGATGCTGTAGTCCAGGAAGAACCTCAGCGGTGTGTCGTCTGGGAGAGCCGGTCTTGCCTTTCTCGCCCCCTCCAGTATGGCCTGCCGGTCTGTGTTGCGCAGAAGACGGATGATCACGGTCCTAGGCCCAGAAGTGTTGTTAGAATAAATCCGATGTGCTCTATCAATTTCCACCGGAGCGCCACGGGATCCAGCCAGTGACGGGATCCAGGTGGGCAGCATCTTCTGAATGTACCCTCTGGGGTCATCGCCCTCGGCCCCAGTTGGCAAGTTAACAAGCAGCACATTGTTTCTTCTGCTTCTATCCTCCTGTTCATTCAGGTCTTCTCGAAGCTTTGTTAGTTCCTTCAAGCAACGCGccgtttcattttcattttgctttaagtTAGCTTGGATACCATCCATTTTATTAAATACCGAGTTAAATTTCTTAGCGTGGGTGTCCAGCTGTTCGGTCAGTGACCGCAAAATGTTACTGTTTTCCGCCATATGTTTCTCGATGGGGGAGAAAGCCTTTTCGATCGATTCCTTTAACATTTGGGAGACTCTTGAAGAGTTATCATTTCTTCAGCCAAAGTTTGCTTAATTAGCATTGCTAGCTCCTCCAGTGGTTTGAAGCTGTCTGCTCCCCTCTTGTTTCTTAAGGGAACTTTGCTCCCTCGTTGAGGTCATTTTGTTAATCATTCTTAGGTGCACTCCTGCACAAAACAAATCCGTTTATAGGTTCCAAAAGACTCAAAATTATGGGAGTGTTTGTCAGAGTTTAGCGCCGTGCGTTCATTTTGCGGCAGTCGCTAAgggtcttcttctatgttttgaCGTTTGTCCGTCTTGgtggactagattgtagatgagttgcgggacagcattgttatgtgtgtgttgttctgtgattagattgtCGGCGTGCACCACACACAtaatgatcaaaactgtttattgcctgatttttttatcttcatgtgtgaggtatCGAACCGatgaaaaatctcataagattaaaaaatcgttatgtgtaccaggctttagaagACTGCATTAACCTCTTAAGCCCGACGGACCCACTGctgggtccaacaggtgtaaacacaagtttgtgtgtgtaaaaaaaagtaggatattttatttataacgtgtcttaaagaagaatacctaatgccactaaatcaactctccaagtgcatttggtcaacaaagaatttgtttaataacaactttaaaatacgt includes these proteins:
- the LOC121640283 gene encoding zinc finger protein 239-like is translated as MDQGRTGMEEQNQDMIFTSKNKEGSSSGPTNLKKRGGQKRVRHHGNQDCEKVFISSSHEESCQGIHTGQKLYSCDQCGATFNQAGHVKRHQRIHTGEKPYSCDQCGATFSQAGHLKLHQRIHTGEKPYSCDQCGATFSQAGHLKLHQRIHTGEKPYSCDQCGAAFSRTGDLKRHQRIHTGEKPYSCDQCGATFSQAGHLKLHQRIHTGEKPYSCHQCGAAFSRTGDLKLHQRIHTGEKPYSCDQCGAAFSRTGDLKRHQRIHTGEKPYSCDQCGAAFSLAGSLKCHQRIHTGEKPYCCDHCGAAFSRAEHLKLHHRIHTGEKPYWCDQCGATFSLAGNLKLHQSIHTGEKPYGCEVCGKTFSQSSHLKKHQQKCHRE